Part of the Lycium ferocissimum isolate CSIRO_LF1 chromosome 6, AGI_CSIRO_Lferr_CH_V1, whole genome shotgun sequence genome, AACCAGGATGCAAACTCTGTTTCAAGTTTAGCATCAATCTCGCTATCTTCAATATATGGTTGAATTTGTCTCAAGGTATCTTCATAAATTCTGAGGAAAGAAAGCTAAGTTAGTTTAACAATATCAAATTTAAATGATATTGATATTTGAATCATAATTAACTTACTTTATATATGGTTTTACTTCATCACAATTCAACAGAATATATGTGCGAGCTGCATGATATTCTTTATCATCTAACCTCCTTTTTTTCTGACATTATGTTATCAGTTGGCATCAATTCTGATAGAAGTTGACATAACTCATCATACAACCTTTCAGAAAAATGATGTTCTGCCTTTAGATTCAACAGACGAGCAACGACAGACAATTGAGAATGTCCGTGTGGGTTTCCCGCCCAAATTTCCTGTTCTGATGCTTTGAGCAGATCATAAAGATGTTGTGTTGTTGGATTTGGGTCCTCTTCCAAGTTACCATCACAAGAAGGCCCAGCAACATCAAAAATCATAGATCGAAATGCATTTTGAGATTGAGGATTCACAGTTTCACCCAAAGCTGTTGCTTGATGATCATCAAGCATGCTTGGATATGGAATATAACTTTCACCATGGTGATACCAGCTATAATAATCTGGTACAAAGCCGAAATTCCCAAGATGTGACATGATTGTAAACTCATCTAAAATGTTTTTATTCCGACACTTACGATGATTACAAGGACATCTTAACATATCACCGTCCATGCATTGTGGATGTCTTTTAGCAAATGCAATAAAATTCTCCACCCCGTCAATAAATCTAGGATTTATGAATCCATCTTCCAATATTCTATCATACATCCACTCACGATCAGAATTACTCATATTGTGCTCTCTGACACAGAATAAACATGTGTTAGACAAGTTGTTTCCATATGATACTAGAACCTAGAGGTACTAGAACCTAACAAATTTAAAGCCATTAGACAGTTCTTCACTAAAATTTACAGTTATTGTTATccttttcatcattttacaaaTAGCTTTATTGCATAACTCAGAAATCATTAAGCCGAATTAAACATGATACATGGAACAATCTGATCATCTAACCAAATTCTCTATTGCATATATGCCCAAACCTACCTCCTATAAAATTAATATCCACAAGATCCAATCTTTGCAGATGACAAAAAGCGTGCTAAGATCAGCTATCACATGAATCCAAGCAGTAAAAGTATAAGATGCAGCAGTTTTTTGGACTCAT contains:
- the LOC132061083 gene encoding uncharacterized protein LOC132061083 is translated as MSNSDREWMYDRILEDGFINPRFIDGVENFIAFAKRHPQCMDGDMLRCPCNHRKCRNKNILDEFTIMSHLGNFGFVPDYYSWYHHGESYIPYPSMLDDHQATALGETVNPQSQNAFRSMIFDVAGPSCDGNLEEDPNPTTQHLYDLLKASEQEIWAGNPHGHSQLSVVARLLNLKAEHHFSERLYDELCQLLSELMPTDNIMSEKKELSFLRIYEDTLRQIQPYIEDSEIDAKLETEFASWFEKYARDPSSGISNQIMKDLAEGPLHKVQPFNGYVVNGYRFHTEEHGSSKATMNSGVCIKGSSHSANDIDYYGRLIEILQLRISCITI